The Sphingobacterium bambusae genome includes a window with the following:
- a CDS encoding tetratricopeptide repeat-containing sensor histidine kinase, which yields MCRKFYVLFLFILWFNSLSFAQPAEHVRQYGDSLYREANSLKDDEKKAEALLELSFFWGDYDTVTALKYITEANEVLGKRAEQEYYKGFSAFYRAAAHFELNPELAKKLYMQAEDHLSRSKGHPKATRFRVRLWGSYGALLQREGKAEEYVDVLLNKAIPMAKSIRDSVLWGNNLQNVAMTMMNLQQYEKANRYYREALGLLDGKPQSDEQRLILCVNAARNSVFQRDMQAARQFLDRAAEICARTPWSSAVPLYYTAEANYWERNGQVQKALDYLERGLKLAKDLQSEDLVPNILYGQYETYKRANRLEEAKKALLQVLPYVEGKTLLRNKQTIYYNIAHLHRLMGDFKLATDWYEKFKVISDTVFAHAGEQKILDLEHKYNTAERENELLSAKAKNQAQELSLRRAQSWLFFVGLACILLLMLLLLWFISVRNRRRLGVQKELLLQQELKNLKQREQISVFNAMVQGQEKERSRIARDLHDGLGGMLASVKLKLSAVADEQRKLTVNDTDMELYTIINQLDQSVNELRRVARNMMPESLLYMGLEAALRDLCKAMEHGAVSIEFQASGLRANYEQPFLISVYRIVQELLTNAVKHSAAEKVWVQCGEHDGHVYLSVEDNGKGFLFEEAVQAARGIGLANIKNRVELLNGQLEVDAAPGKGASFHIDFDLNG from the coding sequence ATGTGTCGAAAATTTTATGTGCTTTTCCTATTTATCTTGTGGTTCAACAGCCTTTCTTTTGCGCAGCCCGCTGAACATGTTCGACAGTATGGAGATAGCCTTTATCGAGAGGCTAACTCGCTCAAAGACGACGAAAAGAAAGCGGAAGCGCTATTGGAATTAAGCTTCTTCTGGGGAGATTATGACACCGTAACCGCACTAAAGTATATCACGGAGGCGAATGAGGTACTGGGTAAGCGAGCCGAGCAGGAATATTACAAAGGATTTTCGGCGTTCTACCGTGCTGCGGCGCATTTTGAGTTGAATCCAGAGCTGGCCAAGAAGCTGTACATGCAGGCTGAAGATCACTTGTCTAGATCAAAGGGGCATCCAAAGGCTACTCGCTTCCGTGTTCGCCTATGGGGAAGTTACGGCGCGCTATTGCAACGGGAAGGGAAGGCCGAAGAGTATGTCGATGTATTGTTGAACAAGGCTATACCTATGGCCAAATCTATTCGTGACTCGGTACTATGGGGCAACAACCTGCAGAACGTAGCGATGACCATGATGAACTTGCAGCAATACGAAAAAGCGAACCGCTACTACCGGGAAGCCCTTGGACTATTGGATGGCAAACCGCAAAGTGACGAGCAACGCTTGATCTTGTGCGTGAATGCAGCGCGGAACAGCGTATTTCAGCGCGATATGCAGGCGGCTAGGCAATTCTTGGATCGTGCAGCAGAAATTTGTGCGCGAACGCCTTGGTCTAGTGCGGTGCCGCTCTACTATACCGCGGAGGCCAACTATTGGGAGCGAAATGGGCAGGTACAAAAAGCGCTTGACTATCTTGAACGTGGATTAAAGTTGGCGAAGGATTTGCAAAGCGAAGATTTGGTGCCCAACATACTTTATGGGCAATATGAAACGTATAAGCGCGCGAACAGATTGGAAGAAGCCAAAAAAGCATTGCTGCAGGTGCTGCCCTATGTGGAGGGGAAAACCCTGCTGCGAAATAAGCAGACCATCTACTACAATATTGCCCACCTACATAGGCTGATGGGCGACTTCAAGCTGGCGACAGACTGGTATGAGAAGTTTAAAGTGATTTCCGACACGGTATTTGCACATGCCGGCGAACAGAAGATACTGGATCTTGAACATAAGTACAATACGGCCGAACGCGAAAATGAGCTCCTATCGGCCAAGGCCAAGAACCAAGCGCAGGAGCTGTCGCTAAGGCGTGCCCAAAGCTGGCTTTTTTTCGTAGGCTTGGCCTGCATCCTGTTGCTGATGCTTCTTTTATTGTGGTTTATCTCGGTGAGGAATAGACGCCGTCTAGGCGTGCAAAAGGAGCTTTTGCTGCAGCAGGAGCTTAAGAACCTGAAACAACGGGAACAGATTAGCGTTTTCAATGCGATGGTGCAAGGACAGGAAAAAGAACGCAGCCGCATAGCCCGTGATTTGCACGATGGACTGGGCGGTATGTTGGCCAGCGTAAAACTTAAGCTTTCTGCTGTTGCCGATGAGCAACGTAAATTAACAGTAAACGATACCGATATGGAATTGTACACGATAATAAACCAATTGGATCAATCGGTCAATGAGCTGCGTCGCGTGGCACGTAACATGATGCCCGAGTCATTGCTTTACATGGGGCTTGAAGCCGCCCTGCGTGATCTATGCAAAGCCATGGAGCATGGTGCGGTATCGATCGAGTTTCAGGCCAGCGGATTGCGCGCCAACTACGAACAGCCTTTTCTCATTTCGGTATACCGCATTGTGCAGGAGCTCTTGACCAATGCGGTGAAACATAGCGCGGCGGAGAAAGTGTGGGTGCAGTGCGGCGAACACGATGGACATGTCTACCTGTCGGTAGAAGATAATGGTAAGGGATTTCTTTTTGAGGAGGCGGTACAAGCTGCCCGCGGAATAGGTCTTGCTAATATCAAGAATAGGGTAGAGCTGCTCAATGGGCAGTTGGAGGTTGATGCGGCGCCAGGTAAAGGAGCATCTTTTCATATAGACTTTGATTTAAATGGCTAA
- a CDS encoding response regulator transcription factor — translation MANNISVIIVDDHPLVLRGFEFILRNCADIRLEGSFATATEALAFLGSSSVDVVLMDINLPDMNGIDATEQLKKKWPAIHVVAISNLNEASVARRMLQSGASGYLLKNVSSAELIQAIVDVQAGKEVVSKEMQHALAETKEEIPFVTAREREVLGLLAEGKTTPEIANQLFISKLTVETHRRNLLQKFKVANSASLIHRASELKFI, via the coding sequence ATGGCTAACAATATTTCGGTGATTATAGTGGATGACCACCCTTTGGTTCTCCGTGGATTTGAGTTTATTTTACGAAACTGTGCCGATATCCGGCTAGAGGGATCTTTTGCCACAGCGACGGAAGCTCTTGCCTTTTTGGGGAGTAGTTCCGTGGATGTGGTGCTTATGGACATCAACCTGCCCGATATGAATGGCATTGACGCTACAGAGCAGCTAAAGAAGAAGTGGCCCGCTATTCATGTAGTTGCCATCAGCAACCTCAATGAAGCTAGTGTCGCAAGACGTATGTTGCAGAGCGGTGCCTCCGGATACCTGTTGAAAAATGTGTCGTCGGCAGAGTTGATACAGGCCATCGTAGATGTACAGGCCGGCAAAGAGGTTGTCAGCAAAGAAATGCAGCATGCCTTGGCGGAGACAAAGGAGGAGATACCTTTTGTGACGGCACGTGAAAGAGAAGTGTTGGGACTTTTGGCCGAAGGGAAAACTACGCCGGAAATTGCCAATCAGTTATTTATCAGCAAGCTCACCGTAGAAACGCACCGCAGAAATCTCTTACAAAAATTCAAGGTGGCAAATTCAGCCTCGCTGATACACCGCGCTTCCGAGCTTAAATTTATCTAG
- a CDS encoding sensor histidine kinase, translated as MSRSQGWWAPMARLWQRIESVGVTPEMSYLQNRRLKMVNLIAVSAFVGSLCYGVGNILGGQHPILSIVDIFYALGTLFVFKLHREYLYAEAKVYLLIISSLFLITINFLSYNIAEYYLLCVLIVSILVFHRIWVQAVICGSLVIAILVPKFFADDLPYSFAVGEDRLLVNVPIAILFIFILVRHFKSIQQSYQEEIEKQQIHLEELNRDKEQLFAIVAHDIRSPLVATSQILQMLCQEETDELLKKRAIQQINAQLQAMTENVDNLLHWSSQNLKGLVSRPLHFPVEQLLSQVLQGMKTQTSEKNVTFETHNPQALAMFADLEQIRIILRNILNNAIKFSYENGLIEITVEQSDAQVQISVKDSGVGMSSKKVKELFSHPQHPSYGTSGERGTGLGLVLVNNLVQINQGTIKVLSRENVGTTVQLLFPLGKIAEARQTVANAMS; from the coding sequence ATGAGTAGATCGCAAGGATGGTGGGCACCTATGGCAAGGTTATGGCAGCGCATCGAATCTGTGGGGGTTACCCCAGAAATGTCTTATCTGCAAAACCGGCGACTGAAGATGGTCAACCTGATTGCGGTATCGGCTTTTGTGGGATCACTTTGCTATGGTGTAGGCAATATCCTTGGTGGACAGCACCCCATACTCTCAATTGTGGACATATTTTACGCCCTGGGGACCTTATTCGTCTTCAAATTGCATCGAGAGTACCTTTATGCCGAAGCTAAAGTTTACCTATTGATCATCAGCTCATTGTTCCTGATCACCATCAATTTCCTTTCCTATAATATTGCTGAATATTACCTGCTTTGCGTGCTGATTGTTAGCATCCTCGTTTTCCATCGGATCTGGGTGCAGGCCGTTATTTGTGGTAGCTTAGTTATTGCCATCCTCGTGCCCAAGTTCTTCGCGGACGACCTCCCCTATTCCTTTGCCGTGGGCGAAGACCGACTTTTGGTGAATGTACCTATAGCCATCCTCTTTATCTTTATTTTGGTTCGACACTTTAAATCGATTCAGCAGAGCTATCAGGAGGAAATCGAAAAACAGCAAATTCATTTGGAAGAGCTCAACCGTGATAAAGAGCAGCTTTTTGCTATCGTGGCGCACGACATCCGTTCTCCGCTGGTTGCCACATCTCAAATTTTACAAATGCTGTGTCAGGAAGAAACGGATGAACTACTAAAGAAAAGAGCGATCCAGCAGATCAATGCCCAGCTGCAAGCCATGACAGAAAACGTGGACAACCTCCTGCACTGGAGCTCCCAAAATCTCAAAGGTTTAGTTAGCAGGCCGCTTCATTTTCCCGTAGAGCAATTGCTATCGCAGGTTTTGCAGGGCATGAAAACGCAGACCTCGGAAAAGAACGTGACATTTGAGACACACAATCCCCAAGCCCTTGCAATGTTTGCCGACTTAGAGCAGATACGCATCATCCTGCGGAACATCTTAAACAATGCCATCAAATTCAGCTACGAAAATGGATTGATCGAAATTACGGTGGAGCAAAGCGACGCGCAGGTTCAAATTTCGGTCAAAGATTCGGGCGTCGGGATGTCTAGCAAAAAGGTGAAAGAATTGTTCAGCCACCCGCAGCACCCCAGCTATGGCACCTCTGGCGAACGCGGCACGGGCTTAGGCTTGGTTTTGGTGAATAATTTGGTACAAATTAATCAAGGAACGATCAAGGTGTTGAGTCGAGAAAATGTAGGCACCACCGTGCAGTTGTTGTTTCCCTTAGGCAAAATCGCCGAGGCACGACAAACGGTAGCAAACGCCATGTCTTAA
- a CDS encoding 7TM diverse intracellular signaling domain-containing protein, with amino-acid sequence MRPLYFVLCACLLITLSFLKTAAFAFKAETTDKDLPAIDVAAATPREDATVTQAQIEASGIKGLIPAALRGRPLILQIPSARLHHYDVFLKEDGIWTKQTLANDNETSHFPSRFPRFAIETNDSIYYLRFKDHTLKIPQVQLEDQLQFTSLESMRLFRIGLYYGLAIMSVVFNFVFYLIFKDRRFITYCLLLLTTFISFFYEDGMFYFFSNGRWTLDYLMVWNNSVTALIAIPFTKYFLDLHTFFRKYRAWYLYGSISLLLAALLFTFTDHIIFYATVYILCFLLAGSCIVLAVKQFKQDVYARFLVLAFGLVIVTAILYVLYTHIDSETYHLFDLGTFRLVSALEIISVSFAIIYKVRALQDENEKNRQELDKYLRSIEQVGTLDDPLNTLSAAADPLRETNLEQRISVGDRLKEQYDLTERELEVLLCIWDGLTNKEIADKLFITVSTTKYHIGNLYVKLDVKNRNQVQTLRD; translated from the coding sequence ATGCGACCTTTATATTTTGTTCTTTGTGCTTGCCTACTTATTACATTAAGTTTTCTTAAGACAGCTGCCTTCGCGTTTAAGGCCGAAACGACGGATAAAGACTTGCCGGCTATAGACGTCGCTGCTGCGACACCGAGAGAGGATGCCACAGTAACACAAGCGCAGATAGAAGCCAGCGGCATTAAAGGACTGATACCTGCTGCCCTCCGCGGGCGCCCGCTCATCTTACAGATACCTTCCGCACGATTGCACCACTATGATGTTTTTTTGAAGGAAGATGGTATATGGACAAAACAAACACTTGCCAACGATAACGAAACCAGCCATTTCCCGAGTCGGTTTCCCCGTTTCGCAATTGAAACAAACGACTCCATCTATTACTTAAGATTTAAAGACCATACCTTAAAAATTCCGCAGGTGCAACTCGAAGATCAGCTACAGTTCACCAGTTTGGAATCCATGCGTCTATTCCGCATAGGGCTCTACTATGGTTTAGCCATTATGTCGGTGGTCTTTAATTTTGTTTTCTACCTCATTTTTAAGGACCGAAGGTTCATCACCTACTGTCTGCTGCTCTTGACCACATTTATTTCCTTTTTCTATGAGGATGGGATGTTCTACTTCTTCTCCAATGGGCGCTGGACACTAGACTATTTAATGGTATGGAACAATTCTGTGACCGCACTCATTGCCATTCCGTTTACAAAATACTTTTTGGATCTGCATACTTTCTTTCGCAAGTACCGCGCCTGGTATCTGTACGGATCTATCTCTTTACTTTTGGCAGCACTGCTGTTCACCTTCACTGACCACATTATCTTTTACGCAACGGTTTATATACTGTGCTTTTTACTTGCCGGATCCTGTATCGTACTGGCGGTAAAACAATTTAAGCAAGATGTTTATGCACGCTTTTTGGTACTAGCTTTCGGCCTTGTTATTGTTACGGCGATCCTGTATGTGCTCTACACCCATATAGATTCCGAGACCTACCACCTGTTTGACTTAGGTACTTTCCGGCTGGTCAGCGCCTTAGAGATCATCAGTGTCAGCTTTGCGATCATCTATAAAGTAAGAGCCTTGCAGGATGAAAACGAAAAAAACAGGCAAGAACTGGACAAGTACTTGCGCTCCATCGAACAGGTAGGAACATTGGACGATCCGCTAAACACCTTAAGCGCTGCGGCAGACCCGCTGCGGGAAACAAATTTAGAACAGCGTATTTCTGTCGGCGACAGACTGAAAGAACAATATGACCTTACAGAGCGCGAATTGGAGGTATTGCTATGCATTTGGGATGGATTAACAAACAAGGAAATTGCCGACAAGCTCTTCATCACCGTGAGTACAACGAAATATCATATTGGGAATCTGTATGTGAAGCTCGACGTGAAGAACCGGAACCAAGTACAGACGCTGCGCGACTAA
- a CDS encoding lipid A deacylase LpxR family protein: MRESLRKFLLFVLLHACSIWVLQAQEYKNEFGIQSDNDAYLWYGQDRYYTNGFFISYRHAPDQSKFRTRKLEKVVYSFSIGQQMYTPFSGFVPERELQDRPFAGYLFGRGQVNFLYKNEQVLKVGLSLGTVGPNSFAREAQNLLHNTIGLYSTSGWDDQIGNSPAFNLHSAYAALIYRRSNDSFDLSLESHLDLGTTFTGMGAGLLFRIGDINQFFHSAYHQARVGHNGNIKAATEREFYFYAKPQLHYVAYDATIQGSFFVDNSPVTFAVRPLVFEQKIGVNYSSRRFSLDYSLTFRSKELQSPARQHQFGTISSSYRF, translated from the coding sequence GTGAGAGAGAGCCTTAGAAAGTTTCTGCTGTTTGTACTGTTGCACGCCTGTTCCATTTGGGTTCTTCAAGCACAAGAATATAAAAACGAATTTGGTATCCAAAGTGACAACGATGCCTACCTTTGGTATGGGCAGGATCGCTATTACACCAACGGATTCTTCATTTCCTATAGGCATGCTCCTGATCAAAGCAAATTTAGAACCCGCAAGCTGGAGAAGGTAGTCTATAGCTTCAGCATTGGGCAGCAAATGTACACGCCCTTCTCTGGCTTTGTGCCCGAGCGCGAGCTTCAAGATCGGCCTTTTGCAGGTTATCTGTTTGGCCGTGGGCAGGTCAACTTTCTGTATAAGAACGAACAGGTGCTAAAGGTTGGCTTATCACTAGGTACCGTGGGGCCAAATTCGTTCGCCCGCGAAGCCCAAAATCTGCTCCACAATACTATTGGTCTATATAGCACGAGTGGTTGGGACGACCAAATCGGAAACAGCCCCGCCTTCAACCTGCATAGTGCGTATGCCGCTCTGATCTACCGACGAAGTAACGACTCTTTCGACCTTTCTTTGGAGAGCCATCTCGACCTCGGCACCACCTTTACCGGCATGGGCGCCGGTCTACTTTTTCGAATCGGCGACATCAACCAATTTTTTCACAGCGCTTACCATCAGGCCAGAGTGGGACACAACGGCAACATTAAAGCGGCCACCGAGCGAGAGTTTTACTTCTATGCCAAGCCGCAGCTCCATTATGTAGCCTACGATGCCACCATACAGGGCAGTTTTTTTGTCGACAATAGTCCGGTCACTTTTGCCGTCCGTCCCTTGGTGTTCGAACAAAAAATCGGAGTAAACTATAGCAGTAGACGGTTTAGCCTGGACTATTCCCTTACCTTCCGCTCCAAAGAGTTGCAGAGCCCCGCCAGGCAACACCAGTTCGGCACCATCAGCAGCAGCTATAGATTTTAA
- a CDS encoding LIC11966 family surface protein — MIRNFISTAICSAVLFLASCGGSKDPVAYNNAIISVINDSERQVTLMNEAMNAADYAKAEEVRLGWEKSVNEDIKKVEDLGDFNGDAAFQQAVLNGLKGYQKIVTEDYPKLIDIRKTGTAADADKEAQLLGNINAAFEDMAKGVNEASDKFEQSYKK, encoded by the coding sequence ATGATCAGAAATTTCATTTCAACAGCAATTTGTTCCGCCGTTTTGTTTTTAGCGAGCTGCGGTGGTAGTAAAGATCCGGTAGCTTACAACAATGCCATTATCTCGGTAATCAACGACAGTGAACGGCAGGTAACACTGATGAACGAAGCTATGAATGCGGCCGACTATGCAAAAGCGGAGGAGGTGCGCCTAGGCTGGGAGAAGTCCGTGAACGAGGACATCAAAAAGGTGGAAGATCTAGGCGATTTCAATGGTGACGCTGCTTTCCAGCAGGCCGTGCTAAATGGCTTGAAGGGTTACCAAAAAATTGTGACCGAGGACTACCCGAAATTGATCGATATCCGAAAAACAGGTACTGCTGCAGATGCCGACAAAGAAGCGCAGCTGTTGGGTAATATTAATGCTGCTTTCGAAGATATGGCCAAAGGCGTCAATGAAGCATCCGATAAATTTGAGCAATCCTATAAAAAGTAG